Proteins from a genomic interval of Liolophura sinensis isolate JHLJ2023 chromosome 3, CUHK_Ljap_v2, whole genome shotgun sequence:
- the LOC135464234 gene encoding neurofascin-like, with product MYICTAVHGSQKSAQNIFVNVKSQPIWVEKLKSVIVTTGKSAEFKCVARSAVGEVDNVLVEWFRNGKPINTGHTDKITVSGTTLSVTNVRKPEDLMNIQCNVSNSMGYQLADAFLNVIDETTLVERPERRYLVDPGSLLELPIRAEADPLYNRRLTYRWYKDGQAVSKNTADAVHVDVSNTLIVNATGFDRDQAFLDILGNYSCLVSIGLEKGEGDVVIYMQIASEPLIKPDTKRPMELWWIGIIFVVIVLILLIIFICCLLYRNRGETYPVDTKERQMGHDPEKELANSGFQDLSRADAPDEKRLYGNPEHMSLAEDSPLGGDTDSLDDYGEPDSVTFNDDGSFFVKYGGQKGRDMNQSTA from the exons atgtacatctgtacagctgtacatggaAGCCAGAAGTCCGCTCAGAACATCTTTGTGAATGTGAAAT CGCAGCCTATTTGGGTGGAGAAGCTGAAATCTGTGATCGTGACGACCGGGAAGTCTGCCGAGTTCAAGTGTGTGGCGAGGTCGGCTGTAGGAGAGGTAGACAATGTACTAGTAGAATGGTTCCGGAATGGCAAACCTATAAACA CTGGACATACGGACAAAATAACTGTGTCTGGAACAACGCTTAGTGTCACCAACGTCCGTAAACCTGAAGATCTCATGAATATTCAGTGTAACGTTTCTAACAGCATGGGCTATCAGTTGGCGGATGCTTTCCTGAACGTCATAG ATGAAACCACCCTTGTTGAGAGGCCCGAGCGAAGATATCTTGTTGACCCTGGCAGTCTGCTGGAGTTGCCTATAAGAGCGGAGGCCGACCCTCTCTATAACAGGCGTCTCACCTACAGGTGGTACAAGGATGGTCAGGCGGTCAGTAAAAACACCGCTGATGCTGTTCACGTGGATGTGTCGAACACCCTGATCGTCAACGCGACGGGGTTTGATCGAGATCAGGCCTTCCTGGATATCCTGGGCAATTACAGCTGTCTGGTGTCGATTGGGCTGGAGAAAGGCGAGGGTGACGTGGTCATCTATATGCAGATTGCCTCCGAACCATTAATTAAGCCTG ACACAAAACGGCCCATGGAGCTGTGGTGGATCGGTATCATCTTTGTTGTTATCGTGCTTATCCTCCTCATTATCTTCATCTGCTGCTTGCTCTACCGGAACCGTGGCGAAACCTACCCGG TGGATACGAAGGAACGCCAGATGGGTCATGATCCCGAGAAAGAGCTAGCCAACAGTGGCTTCCAGGACCTATCCAGGGC TGATGCCCCTGACGAGAAGAGGCTTTACGGAAACCCGGAACATATGTCTCTTGCTGAAGATTCACCACTAGGTGGCGACACTGACAGCCTGGATGACTACGGGGAACCCGACTCAGTCACGTTCAACGACGACGGTTCTTTCTTCGTCAAATATGGCGGGCAAAAAGGGCGCGATATGAACCAATCGACAGCGTAA